In one window of Acidobacteriota bacterium DNA:
- the map gene encoding type I methionyl aminopeptidase, with amino-acid sequence MICLKSERELETMDRANRLVHEVLQAVEAAAGPGISTGELDKLAEGMILEAGGEPAFKGYRGYPATLCTSVNDVIVHGIPNGKNRLQNGDLVSIDCGVLLDGYYGDSAVTFGIGAIEQEAQRLMDVTRVCLADAVSAVRPDGRLGDVGAAVQQRAEAAGFGVVREFVGHGIGRSLHEEPQVPNYGKAGHGQKLKPGLVIAIEPMITGGSWRVKIDDDGWTARTEDGRLAAHFECSVAVTPDGRRVLGSEEFLNA; translated from the coding sequence ATGATCTGCCTCAAATCCGAACGCGAGCTGGAGACCATGGACAGGGCCAACCGCCTCGTCCACGAGGTTCTCCAGGCCGTCGAGGCCGCAGCCGGGCCGGGCATCTCGACCGGCGAGCTGGACAAGCTTGCCGAAGGGATGATCCTGGAGGCTGGCGGTGAACCGGCATTCAAGGGTTATCGAGGCTACCCCGCGACACTCTGCACTTCTGTCAACGATGTCATCGTCCACGGCATCCCCAACGGGAAGAACCGACTCCAAAACGGAGATCTCGTGAGCATCGACTGTGGCGTTCTGCTCGATGGTTATTACGGAGACTCCGCAGTGACCTTCGGGATCGGCGCCATTGAGCAAGAGGCGCAACGCCTGATGGACGTCACCCGGGTGTGCCTTGCGGACGCGGTGTCCGCGGTGCGACCCGATGGCCGGTTGGGTGATGTTGGAGCTGCGGTTCAGCAGCGGGCCGAGGCGGCTGGTTTCGGCGTCGTGCGCGAGTTCGTCGGGCACGGCATCGGGCGCTCGCTGCACGAAGAACCGCAGGTGCCGAACTACGGCAAGGCGGGCCACGGACAGAAGCTCAAGCCGGGACTCGTGATTGCGATCGAGCCAATGATCACGGGCGGTTCGTGGCGAGTGAAGATTGATGACGACGGCTGGACAGCAAGGACGGAAGACGGTAGACTCGCAGCCCATTTTGAGTGCTCGGTGGCGGTCACTCCTGACGGTCGTCGTGTGCTCGGATCCGAGGAGTTTTTGAATGCCTAA
- the rpsD gene encoding 30S ribosomal protein S4 yields the protein MARYRGPVCRLCRREGMKLFLKGERCYKEKCAIERRNAPPGQHGMGRRRKVRAYGLQLREKQKLRRIYGLLEGQFRRTFDEANRRKGVTGETLLQLLELRLDNVVYSLGFATSRTQARQLVRHGHISVDGRRVNIPSFRVRPGMEISVREKSRKNTHISEALEFAQGRGIPPWLELDAGVFTGKVLENPAREDIRFPIQEQLIVELYSR from the coding sequence ATGGCACGATACAGAGGACCGGTTTGTCGACTGTGCCGCCGAGAGGGCATGAAGCTGTTCTTGAAAGGCGAGCGCTGCTACAAGGAGAAGTGTGCGATCGAGCGGCGTAACGCGCCCCCCGGCCAGCATGGGATGGGCCGCCGCCGCAAGGTTCGGGCCTACGGTCTGCAGCTTCGGGAGAAGCAGAAGCTGCGCCGCATCTACGGGCTCCTCGAGGGCCAGTTCCGACGCACCTTTGATGAAGCGAACAGGCGCAAGGGCGTGACCGGCGAGACCCTCCTCCAGCTTCTCGAGCTGCGCCTCGACAACGTCGTCTACTCACTCGGGTTCGCCACCTCCCGCACCCAGGCGCGCCAACTGGTCCGTCACGGCCACATCTCGGTCGACGGCCGCCGCGTCAATATCCCCTCATTCCGGGTCCGTCCTGGCATGGAGATCAGCGTGCGCGAGAAAAGTCGCAAGAACACTCACATTTCGGAAGCCCTCGAGTTCGCCCAGGGTCGCGGCATTCCGCCCTGGTTGGAGCTCGATGCAGGTGTATTCACCGGCAAGGTCCTCGAAAACCCGGCGCGCGAGGACATTCGCTTCCCGATCCAGGAGCAGCTCATCGTCGAGCTCTATTCTCGTTAA
- the rpmJ gene encoding 50S ribosomal protein L36, producing the protein MKVRPSVKKMCAKCKIIRRKGVVRVICENPKHKQRQG; encoded by the coding sequence ATGAAAGTTCGTCCATCGGTCAAGAAAATGTGTGCGAAATGCAAGATCATCCGCCGCAAAGGCGTGGTCAGGGTGATCTGCGAGAACCCGAAGCACAAGCAACGGCAAGGCTGA
- a CDS encoding DNA-directed RNA polymerase subunit alpha, with the protein MIWQDFQHPTHVEIEEEGFGPTFGRFFAQPFERGWGTTLGNSLRRALLSSIPSAAITAVKIEGADHEFSAVPGVVEDVTDIILNLKKIPLKIHGQGPAFLTLEAKGAGEITAGQFAGSSEVEVIDPDVHVATLSADGKLKMTVRVAKGRGYVPAEENQSDDLDVGFIPVDSAHSPVRKANFRVEMARFGRMTNYERLILEVWTNGTIAPEEALSQAAQLVQGHMEIYTSLAEVEESPVAMVEEPEAEEEDSILDASIETLELSIRSMNCLKNANIRTLRDLVSRSEREMVEIRNFGEKSLKEVRSKLEVLGLGFGMNLDL; encoded by the coding sequence ATGATCTGGCAGGATTTCCAACACCCGACACACGTAGAGATCGAAGAGGAGGGATTCGGTCCCACCTTCGGTCGTTTCTTCGCACAGCCCTTCGAGCGCGGTTGGGGCACGACCCTCGGCAACAGCCTGCGGCGAGCCCTGTTGTCTTCGATTCCGTCGGCCGCGATTACGGCGGTCAAGATCGAAGGCGCGGACCACGAGTTTTCCGCTGTCCCGGGTGTTGTCGAGGACGTCACCGACATCATTCTCAATCTGAAGAAGATTCCGCTCAAGATTCATGGTCAGGGACCCGCATTCCTGACACTCGAAGCCAAGGGTGCGGGAGAGATCACGGCCGGTCAGTTTGCCGGTTCTTCCGAGGTCGAGGTGATCGACCCGGACGTTCACGTGGCCACTCTTTCGGCCGACGGCAAGCTCAAGATGACCGTGCGCGTGGCGAAGGGCCGCGGCTATGTGCCGGCCGAAGAGAATCAAAGCGACGACCTCGACGTCGGCTTCATCCCGGTCGACTCGGCGCATTCGCCGGTGAGAAAGGCCAACTTCCGGGTCGAGATGGCGCGTTTCGGGCGCATGACCAATTACGAACGTCTGATTCTCGAGGTCTGGACCAACGGCACCATCGCGCCGGAAGAGGCCCTCAGTCAGGCCGCCCAGCTGGTACAGGGCCACATGGAGATTTACACCTCGCTGGCCGAGGTCGAGGAATCGCCGGTGGCGATGGTTGAGGAGCCGGAAGCCGAGGAAGAGGACAGTATCCTCGATGCGTCCATCGAGACGCTGGAGCTCTCGATCAGGTCCATGAACTGTTTGAAGAACGCCAACATCCGGACTCTGCGCGATCTCGTGAGCCGCTCCGAGAGGGAGATGGTAGAGATCCGCAACTTCGGAGAGAAATCCCTCAAAGAGGTGCGTTCGAAGCTCGAGGTTCTCGGCCTCGGCTTTGGCATGAACCTCGATCTGTAG
- the rpsM gene encoding 30S ribosomal protein S13, with the protein MARIAGVDLPAGKRVEIGLTYIYGIGRTRAKKILEKAKVEEGIKVKDLSEAEVLAIQQVIQNEGGVEGDLRREVAMNIKRLIEIGSYRGIRHRRGLPVRGQRTHTNARGRKGPRRQAVAGKKKVSK; encoded by the coding sequence GTGGCACGAATTGCAGGCGTTGATCTGCCGGCCGGCAAAAGAGTCGAGATCGGCCTCACATATATCTATGGTATCGGTCGCACCCGCGCCAAGAAGATCCTCGAAAAGGCCAAGGTCGAAGAGGGGATCAAGGTCAAGGACCTCTCCGAGGCCGAAGTTCTGGCGATCCAGCAGGTGATCCAGAACGAGGGTGGCGTCGAGGGTGATCTCCGCCGGGAGGTCGCCATGAACATCAAGCGCCTGATCGAGATCGGGAGCTATCGAGGCATCCGGCATCGCCGTGGGCTTCCGGTTCGTGGCCAGCGAACCCACACCAATGCACGCGGCCGCAAGGGCCCGCGTCGTCAGGCTGTCGCCGGCAAGAAAAAAGTCTCGAAATGA
- the rplQ gene encoding 50S ribosomal protein L17 encodes MRHRVRGRKLGRTTAHRKALFRNQLTALFTHDRIVTTLPKAKELRPLAERMVTLAGTGTLPARRKVLTMVPDKEVVSRLFDEIAPRFSDRPGGYTRIMRLGRRRGDGAELAIIEFVDYELADHEEGGASSKPSLMDRAKGVFGGGAKKDAVEDEPTTAEEEAEEIAEPAADEGEPEVEAADAAEAVEEEPAEVVPEDEPEAKADEPAEKPASEAEPAEADEEKKDD; translated from the coding sequence ATGCGACATCGAGTTCGCGGCCGCAAGCTGGGCCGCACGACCGCCCATCGCAAGGCGCTGTTCAGGAATCAGCTGACGGCCCTGTTCACCCATGACCGGATCGTCACGACCCTGCCCAAGGCCAAGGAGCTGCGTCCGTTGGCAGAACGCATGGTCACCCTCGCCGGGACCGGAACCCTGCCGGCGCGGCGCAAGGTCCTGACAATGGTTCCCGACAAGGAGGTGGTGAGCCGCCTCTTCGACGAGATCGCGCCCCGTTTCAGTGATCGCCCGGGCGGCTACACGCGCATCATGCGCCTCGGCCGTCGTCGCGGTGACGGTGCCGAGTTGGCGATCATCGAGTTCGTTGACTACGAGCTTGCCGATCATGAAGAGGGCGGTGCGTCGTCCAAACCCTCTCTGATGGATCGCGCCAAGGGCGTGTTCGGCGGTGGAGCCAAGAAGGACGCTGTCGAGGACGAACCGACGACCGCTGAAGAGGAGGCCGAGGAGATCGCCGAGCCGGCTGCCGACGAGGGCGAGCCGGAGGTCGAGGCGGCAGATGCTGCCGAAGCGGTCGAAGAAGAACCGGCCGAGGTGGTGCCCGAAGACGAGCCGGAAGCCAAGGCCGACGAGCCCGCTGAAAAGCCCGCATCCGAAGCGGAGCCTGCCGAGGCGGACGAAGAGAAGAAGGACGACTGA
- the infA gene encoding translation initiation factor IF-1, which translates to MPKEEAIEVVATVVEPLPNAMFRVELENGHEVLAHISGKMRKHFIRILPGDKVLVELSPYDLTRGRIVYRYK; encoded by the coding sequence ATGCCTAAGGAAGAGGCGATCGAAGTGGTGGCCACTGTGGTCGAACCCTTGCCCAACGCGATGTTCCGCGTCGAGCTTGAAAACGGCCACGAGGTGCTGGCCCACATCTCGGGCAAGATGCGCAAGCACTTCATTCGCATCCTTCCGGGCGACAAAGTTCTGGTGGAGCTCTCTCCGTACGATTTGACGAGAGGGCGCATCGTGTATCGATACAAATAG
- the rpsK gene encoding 30S ribosomal protein S11, translating into MAKEKKGGRKPRRERKNVPHAVAHIHATFNNTIVTFADPGGGTLCWSSGGRIGYKGSRKGTPYAAQLAAKSAAEQAQDQGVRSVEVLVKGPGPGRESAIRAVAASGLDIRSIRDLTPIPHNGCRPRKRRRV; encoded by the coding sequence ATGGCAAAGGAAAAGAAAGGTGGGCGGAAGCCGCGTCGGGAGCGCAAGAACGTGCCCCATGCAGTCGCCCATATCCACGCCACCTTCAACAACACGATTGTGACCTTCGCCGACCCGGGCGGTGGCACGCTGTGCTGGTCGTCCGGTGGTCGGATCGGCTACAAGGGCTCGCGCAAGGGGACACCGTACGCGGCCCAGCTGGCTGCGAAGTCGGCGGCCGAACAGGCCCAGGATCAAGGTGTGCGCTCGGTTGAAGTGTTGGTGAAAGGTCCGGGCCCGGGCCGGGAATCGGCGATCCGTGCAGTGGCGGCGAGCGGGCTCGACATCAGGAGCATCCGCGACCTCACGCCGATCCCGCACAACGGTTGCCGTCCGCGCAAACGGCGCAGGGTTTAG